A region of Haloplanus sp. XH21 DNA encodes the following proteins:
- a CDS encoding DUF790 family protein — MLTKDLLRVSRAGGGYHPQFAEREHRPLAARVIGTFADHVGQPRADLEAALAALEPEAGHFKLVRGFAALCERDAAFETQAAVPPERARRVAFEAAESVGVVTESDRDRALARATDRLGLDGETDAVDDSLYADREARQILVDFAPRWSPDELLEQYDLSLAQTALFDAVEVRIRSSEPKALVSAVKRLGLMYEVRRAEGETREVVVTGPDHLFRRTRRYGTAFARLLRSVAKTASWRLEATVDDRGTERELVLTQDDVSVPGVDPVAEPTYDSGVEREFAARFSALDLDWTLIREPEPLAAGASVMIPDFAFEYRPAGTDTDAPAFRVYFEIAGFWTPEYVESKLAKLEDVDDETLLVAVDASLGVGDEIEARDHRAITYERSVRVKDIVDALRTYERELVADAAGELPDELVPEADVVSLDDLAAEHGVSVDALEAVTFPEHDRVGRTLVRPAVLDALADRLDAGQTLDEAEAILDDYGLGDTSAVLSRVGLRVSWEGLSGGTLRERDG, encoded by the coding sequence ATGCTGACGAAAGACCTCCTCCGGGTGTCGCGGGCGGGCGGAGGGTATCACCCGCAGTTTGCCGAGCGCGAACACCGGCCGCTGGCCGCCCGCGTCATCGGAACGTTCGCGGATCACGTCGGGCAACCACGGGCCGACCTGGAGGCGGCGCTCGCGGCCCTCGAACCCGAGGCCGGTCACTTCAAACTCGTGCGCGGGTTCGCGGCGCTGTGTGAGCGTGACGCGGCCTTCGAGACGCAGGCCGCGGTCCCGCCGGAACGCGCCCGCCGTGTCGCGTTCGAGGCCGCCGAGTCGGTGGGCGTCGTCACCGAATCAGACCGTGACCGCGCGCTCGCCCGCGCGACCGACCGTCTCGGCCTCGACGGCGAGACCGACGCCGTCGACGATTCGCTCTACGCCGACCGGGAGGCGCGACAGATCCTCGTCGACTTCGCCCCCCGGTGGAGTCCGGACGAACTCCTCGAACAGTACGACCTGTCGCTCGCCCAGACCGCGCTGTTCGACGCCGTCGAAGTGCGCATTCGGAGTTCGGAACCCAAGGCGCTGGTGTCGGCAGTCAAACGTCTCGGCCTTATGTACGAGGTGCGCCGCGCCGAGGGGGAGACCCGCGAGGTGGTCGTCACGGGGCCCGATCACCTGTTTCGGCGCACCCGCCGCTACGGCACCGCCTTCGCCCGGCTGCTTCGCTCGGTCGCCAAGACGGCGTCGTGGCGCCTCGAAGCCACCGTCGACGACCGCGGCACCGAACGCGAACTCGTCCTCACCCAGGACGACGTGAGCGTCCCCGGGGTCGACCCCGTGGCCGAACCCACCTACGACAGCGGCGTCGAACGGGAGTTCGCCGCCCGGTTTTCCGCGCTCGACCTGGACTGGACGCTGATCCGCGAACCCGAACCCCTGGCGGCGGGCGCGAGCGTCATGATCCCCGATTTCGCCTTCGAGTACCGGCCAGCCGGGACCGACACCGACGCGCCCGCCTTCCGGGTGTACTTCGAAATCGCCGGGTTCTGGACGCCGGAGTACGTCGAGTCGAAACTCGCGAAACTCGAGGACGTGGACGACGAGACGCTGCTCGTCGCCGTCGACGCCTCGCTCGGCGTCGGCGACGAGATCGAGGCGCGCGACCACCGCGCCATCACCTACGAGCGATCGGTCCGCGTGAAAGACATCGTCGACGCGCTCCGGACGTACGAACGCGAGCTGGTGGCCGACGCCGCCGGGGAACTGCCCGACGAACTCGTACCCGAGGCCGACGTCGTCTCGCTGGACGACTTGGCGGCCGAGCACGGCGTGAGCGTCGACGCCCTCGAAGCGGTGACGTTTCCGGAGCACGACCGCGTGGGGCGGACGCTCGTCCGTCCGGCGGTGCTCGACGCACTCGCCGACCGCCTCGACGCCGGCCAGACCCTCGACGAGGCCGAAGCGATCCTCGACGACTACGGCCTCGGCGACACGAGCGCCGTCCTCTCGCGGGTGGGACTCCGTGTGTCGTGGGAGGGGCTGAGCGGCGGGACGCTCCGAGAGCGGGACGGCTGA
- a CDS encoding VOC family protein — translation MTTDVLPQGTRIGRTALRVADLDEMSGFYRDVVGLSVLRLDDTTAVLGVDDTSLLVLEGAEDALKRHRAATGLYHNAFRVPSREALGDALGRIREHWQLGGASDHLVSEALYLTDPEGNGVEIYRDFPRDEWSIDDNGKIRIGSDRLDLDRIEAAGGGDARAPPGTDVGHVHLEVSSIDAFRDFYVDTLGFEVQATWPDAHFVSAGEYHHHIGANTWHHRTGPSNGRGLAWFEVVLPETQALDALRDRLVGSQSTVTETDEGIVVRDADEIEIRFRTET, via the coding sequence ATGACTACAGACGTACTCCCGCAAGGAACACGTATCGGCCGGACAGCGCTTCGCGTCGCCGACCTCGATGAGATGAGCGGATTCTACCGGGATGTCGTCGGCCTCAGTGTGCTCCGCCTAGACGACACGACCGCCGTTCTCGGGGTTGACGACACGTCACTGCTCGTCCTGGAGGGAGCGGAAGATGCCCTGAAGCGTCACCGAGCTGCAACTGGGCTCTACCACAATGCATTCAGAGTGCCCTCACGTGAGGCGCTCGGTGACGCGCTCGGTCGGATACGAGAGCACTGGCAGCTCGGTGGTGCGTCTGACCATCTCGTCAGCGAGGCGCTGTATCTCACAGACCCCGAGGGGAATGGCGTTGAGATCTACCGGGACTTCCCCCGCGACGAGTGGTCCATCGACGACAATGGGAAGATCAGAATCGGCTCCGACCGACTCGATCTCGATAGGATCGAAGCCGCTGGTGGTGGTGATGCTCGGGCACCGCCGGGCACAGACGTCGGCCATGTCCATCTCGAAGTCTCCTCGATTGACGCATTCAGGGACTTCTACGTAGACACCCTCGGGTTCGAGGTGCAAGCAACCTGGCCAGACGCGCACTTCGTGTCTGCCGGAGAGTACCACCATCACATCGGGGCGAACACGTGGCACCATCGAACGGGGCCAAGCAACGGCCGAGGATTAGCCTGGTTCGAGGTGGTCCTTCCAGAGACACAGGCACTCGACGCGCTTCGAGATCGACTCGTTGGGAGCCAATCTACCGTGACCGAAACGGATGAGGGTATCGTAGTCAGGGATGCAGACGAGATCGAGATTCGATTCCGAACCGAGACCTAA
- a CDS encoding dolichyl-phosphate hexose transferase, giving the protein MDYTFDDVAVVMGTYNEEEAIGSVLADIDRVTDGKAEVVCVDGSSDRTPDIARGMGATVIEQEPQGYGVAVREAVLTPDRPVVVTTDCDDTYPIERLPDFLDRINEGYDVVSGDRITPRPETMPRLNRLGNRAFAALASLLLGRRLHDVTTGMRAYRRDLLQRIEWTENTGLSAELLMRPVARNYRATEVPIDYRERAGETKLDPFRGGAAIAKSILRIGIEERLDRDIGGLIPTDSVDRT; this is encoded by the coding sequence ATGGACTACACGTTCGACGACGTCGCCGTCGTGATGGGGACGTACAACGAGGAAGAAGCGATCGGCAGTGTGCTCGCCGACATCGACCGCGTGACCGACGGCAAGGCCGAGGTGGTCTGTGTCGACGGGTCGAGCGACCGCACGCCGGATATCGCCCGCGGGATGGGCGCGACCGTCATCGAACAGGAGCCACAGGGCTACGGCGTCGCCGTCCGCGAGGCCGTGCTCACGCCGGATCGTCCGGTGGTCGTCACGACCGACTGTGACGACACCTACCCGATAGAGCGCCTGCCCGACTTCCTCGACCGCATCAACGAGGGGTACGACGTGGTGAGCGGCGACCGCATCACACCCCGGCCCGAGACGATGCCGCGGCTGAACCGCCTGGGCAACCGCGCCTTCGCAGCCCTCGCGAGCCTCCTCCTCGGCCGCCGTCTCCACGACGTGACGACCGGGATGCGTGCCTACCGCCGCGACCTGCTGCAGCGCATCGAGTGGACCGAGAACACGGGGCTGTCGGCCGAACTCCTGATGCGCCCCGTCGCGCGCAACTACCGCGCGACCGAGGTGCCCATCGACTACCGCGAGCGGGCGGGCGAGACGAAACTCGATCCGTTCCGCGGCGGCGCCGCCATCGCGAAATCCATTCTCCGGATCGGTATCGAAGAGCGACTGGATCGGGACATCGGCGGCCTCATACCGACCGACAGCGTCGACCGCACCTAG
- a CDS encoding winged helix-turn-helix transcriptional regulator: MATQPPTSESDIEQRNADVCNVVGSIEEIGSKWKLIVLNDLRDGEKRFNELKRSTGASSYTLSRVLDDLEDEELIENRKEFESPVASYYSLTEKGGALCPVFDVLDEWGDEWL, translated from the coding sequence ATGGCGACACAACCACCGACGTCCGAATCCGACATCGAGCAACGGAATGCAGATGTTTGTAATGTAGTGGGATCGATCGAGGAGATCGGTTCGAAGTGGAAGCTCATCGTCCTCAACGACCTGCGAGACGGCGAAAAACGGTTCAACGAACTCAAGCGATCGACGGGGGCGAGTTCGTACACCCTCTCGCGCGTGCTTGACGACTTGGAGGACGAAGAGCTCATCGAGAACCGAAAGGAGTTCGAATCGCCAGTCGCGAGCTATTACAGCCTGACTGAGAAAGGTGGCGCGCTCTGTCCCGTCTTCGACGTGTTAGACGAGTGGGGCGACGAGTGGCTCTGA
- a CDS encoding redox-regulated ATPase YchF — protein sequence MLSLALAGKPNAGKSTLYRAATRAEVDVANYPFTTIDANRGVTHARTDCPCLALDERCGNERCHDGKRYVPVQLLDVAGLVPGAHEGKGLGNQFLDELTNADAILNVVDASGGTNAEGEPVEVGTYDPVEEVDFIEREMDQWLAGIIDRNWESVERKSRSPDFDIDEALTDMLTGFGATVADVAASLRELNYPEDPMQWTDDHRADLARKIRARTKPLVVVANKADIAPPENIERLRATDKPVIPATADGELALRTASEAGAVDYDPGDPDFDIVGDITDSQREGLQRIREVMADHGGTGIQEAIDTAVYDLLDQITVFPVQNETRWTDGSGNVLPDAVLLPSGSTPPDLAYAIHSDIGEGYLHAVDARSDRRIGEDHELEEGDVIKIVSTAR from the coding sequence ATGCTCTCTCTCGCGCTCGCCGGGAAACCGAACGCGGGCAAATCCACCCTCTATCGCGCCGCGACGCGGGCGGAGGTCGACGTGGCGAACTATCCGTTCACGACCATCGACGCTAACCGCGGGGTGACCCACGCCCGCACCGACTGTCCTTGTCTCGCGCTCGACGAGCGGTGTGGCAACGAGCGCTGTCACGACGGCAAGCGCTACGTCCCCGTCCAACTGCTCGATGTCGCCGGGTTGGTTCCTGGCGCCCACGAGGGGAAGGGCCTCGGCAACCAGTTCCTCGACGAACTCACCAACGCCGACGCCATCCTCAACGTGGTCGACGCCTCCGGCGGCACGAACGCCGAGGGCGAACCCGTCGAGGTGGGCACCTACGACCCCGTGGAGGAGGTGGACTTCATCGAACGCGAGATGGACCAGTGGCTCGCGGGCATCATCGACCGTAACTGGGAGTCCGTCGAGCGCAAGTCACGCTCCCCCGATTTCGACATCGACGAGGCGCTGACGGACATGCTCACCGGCTTCGGCGCCACTGTCGCCGACGTGGCCGCCAGCCTCCGCGAACTGAACTACCCCGAGGACCCCATGCAGTGGACCGACGACCACCGGGCCGACCTCGCCCGCAAGATCCGGGCACGCACCAAACCCCTCGTCGTCGTCGCCAACAAGGCCGACATCGCCCCACCGGAGAACATCGAGCGCCTGCGCGCAACGGACAAGCCCGTCATCCCCGCGACGGCGGACGGCGAACTCGCCTTGCGGACCGCGAGCGAGGCCGGCGCCGTCGACTACGACCCGGGCGACCCGGACTTCGACATCGTCGGCGACATCACCGACTCCCAGCGCGAGGGACTCCAGCGTATCCGCGAGGTGATGGCCGACCACGGCGGCACCGGGATTCAGGAGGCCATCGACACCGCCGTCTACGACCTGCTCGACCAAATCACGGTCTTTCCCGTCCAGAACGAAACTCGATGGACCGACGGGAGCGGGAACGTCCTGCCTGACGCGGTGTTGTTGCCGAGCGGGTCGACGCCGCCGGACCTGGCGTACGCTATCCACTCCGACATCGGCGAAGGGTATCTCCACGCCGTCGACGCCCGTAGCGACCGCCGCATCGGCGAGGATCACGAACTCGAGGAGGGAGACGTGATCAAAATCGTCAGCACGGCGCGATAG
- a CDS encoding DUF5800 family protein, whose protein sequence is MTVLSFDEQGVDVVYEGTEFRLDKELIENAVGKNYPDVTDHEVLQMVEKEPTLTGEPRRIGDIVH, encoded by the coding sequence ATGACTGTTCTCTCCTTCGACGAGCAGGGTGTCGATGTCGTCTACGAAGGCACCGAGTTCCGCCTCGACAAAGAACTGATCGAGAACGCGGTCGGGAAGAACTACCCCGACGTGACCGACCACGAAGTGCTACAGATGGTCGAGAAAGAGCCCACGCTCACGGGCGAACCCCGACGGATCGGGGATATCGTCCACTAG
- a CDS encoding DoxX family protein, which yields MAQTVSRQLSSETTTRWSLPLVRLALGIPMLIAGVGKVFGVGPKPMGISGFAGFLASLGVPLPTIAAWGVGLVELVGGILLLVGLAVRLASAVIAIDMLVATVLYHLPNGYPVTSNGIELTLTLTVIAVALVLSGPGAFSIEGVLFDQEDRSADSSQSRGRDE from the coding sequence ATGGCCCAGACCGTATCACGCCAACTGTCATCCGAGACGACTACGCGGTGGAGTCTGCCCCTCGTTCGACTCGCCCTCGGGATCCCGATGCTTATCGCAGGCGTCGGCAAAGTCTTCGGAGTCGGACCGAAACCGATGGGTATCTCGGGCTTCGCAGGGTTCTTGGCGAGCCTCGGCGTTCCACTCCCCACGATTGCTGCGTGGGGGGTCGGTCTCGTCGAACTTGTCGGCGGTATCTTGTTGCTAGTCGGCTTGGCCGTTCGACTCGCAAGCGCGGTGATCGCCATCGACATGCTCGTCGCGACAGTCCTGTACCATCTTCCCAATGGGTATCCGGTCACGAGTAACGGTATCGAACTGACGCTCACGCTAACCGTGATCGCAGTAGCGCTCGTCCTGAGTGGCCCTGGAGCGTTCTCGATCGAAGGGGTACTGTTCGACCAAGAGGACCGCTCCGCTGACTCGTCTCAGTCGAGAGGCAGGGACGAATAA
- a CDS encoding polymer-forming cytoskeletal protein has product MSLGRDPLDALEIPDGTTVEEHDLVTDGDVIVGGQSTVEFGVRGRNVVGGERVRFGGDIEAEGDCRLDMWCDVAGNVLVGDDAYLGERVHIGGQLMVSGDLDIGDDVEIDEGFEANGWIVIRNPVPTLVFYFIVLSQLLRVGEADAAEEIADALSGDAPDDPLVIPRGSDISDDAWRVSTPATVGDGCRLHGNLRARSIEMGTDNNVFGSLRARGDISVGDDTRIHGDVTTRGGTVRLEPGVRVLGDVSCADLELHEDAVVDGSIRSRGEMQILRTDDGRDAE; this is encoded by the coding sequence GTGTCACTCGGGAGGGACCCGCTCGACGCGCTCGAAATCCCCGACGGGACGACCGTCGAGGAACACGACCTCGTCACCGACGGCGACGTCATCGTTGGCGGCCAGAGTACCGTCGAGTTCGGCGTCCGCGGCCGGAACGTCGTCGGCGGCGAACGCGTCCGCTTCGGCGGCGACATCGAGGCCGAAGGCGACTGCCGCCTCGACATGTGGTGTGACGTGGCCGGGAACGTCCTCGTCGGCGACGACGCCTACCTCGGCGAACGCGTCCACATCGGCGGCCAACTCATGGTCTCCGGCGACCTCGACATCGGCGACGACGTCGAAATCGACGAGGGGTTCGAGGCCAACGGCTGGATCGTCATCCGGAACCCGGTGCCGACGCTCGTCTTCTATTTCATCGTCCTCTCACAGCTCCTCCGAGTCGGCGAGGCCGACGCCGCCGAGGAGATCGCCGACGCGCTGTCCGGCGACGCCCCGGACGACCCGCTCGTGATCCCCCGCGGCAGCGACATTTCGGACGACGCCTGGCGCGTCTCGACGCCCGCCACCGTCGGCGACGGCTGTCGCCTCCACGGCAATCTCCGCGCCCGATCCATCGAGATGGGCACCGACAACAACGTCTTCGGCAGTCTGCGCGCTCGGGGCGACATCTCCGTCGGCGACGACACCCGCATCCACGGGGACGTTACCACGCGCGGCGGCACCGTCCGCCTCGAACCCGGGGTGCGCGTCCTCGGTGACGTGTCGTGTGCCGACCTCGAGCTCCACGAGGACGCCGTCGTCGACGGCTCGATCCGCTCGCGCGGCGAGATGCAGATCCTCCGCACCGACGACGGGCGCGACGCGGAGTGA
- a CDS encoding SDR family NAD(P)-dependent oxidoreductase, whose translation MELQNATVLVTGATGNIGPYVTDQLVDQGAGVIGTYVTETERDAVESRAEYADAVSYHRVDLTDQAAVEAFAEAVTEEHDSVDHIVGLAGGFSMGGINETDGDAFESALSRHATTAFLTVKAFADQLNEHSSIVLFSSDRAIDPVSGTLAYNVGKGAVRTLTESLDVELDARVNAIAPFLIDVPGNREAMPDADFSEWTAPTSVVDEVVHLLSNEGVTGQIVQMTGGQPELVE comes from the coding sequence ATGGAACTACAAAACGCGACGGTGCTTGTGACCGGTGCGACCGGCAACATAGGCCCATACGTGACGGACCAGCTCGTTGACCAGGGCGCCGGTGTGATCGGCACCTACGTTACCGAGACCGAGAGAGATGCTGTCGAAAGCCGCGCTGAGTACGCCGATGCGGTGTCATACCACCGAGTCGATCTTACCGACCAAGCGGCGGTCGAAGCGTTCGCTGAGGCCGTCACCGAGGAACACGACTCGGTCGACCACATCGTCGGCCTCGCTGGCGGGTTCTCGATGGGCGGCATCAACGAAACCGATGGCGACGCATTTGAATCCGCTCTCAGTCGCCACGCAACGACGGCATTCCTGACCGTCAAGGCGTTCGCGGACCAGCTCAATGAACACAGTAGTATCGTGCTGTTCAGCTCCGACCGGGCGATCGATCCGGTGTCGGGCACGCTGGCCTACAACGTGGGGAAGGGTGCGGTCCGGACGTTGACCGAGTCGCTCGATGTCGAGCTCGATGCTCGCGTCAACGCGATCGCCCCGTTCCTCATCGACGTGCCGGGGAACCGCGAAGCGATGCCGGACGCCGACTTCTCCGAGTGGACGGCCCCTACGTCGGTCGTCGATGAAGTGGTCCACCTGCTCTCGAATGAGGGTGTAACGGGCCAGATCGTCCAGATGACTGGCGGTCAGCCGGAGCTGGTGGAATAA
- a CDS encoding DEAD/DEAH box helicase gives MFGPGDGGHIVPPLQRGCVTLVCRFEDGTIRLDGDSDALDPDALPGVTVDDRGKTLRAPAYRYGELRAALDEAGVDYTDRVLALPTLALSTSYDLRDYQTAALDAWRANDRRGVLELPTGSGKTVIAIGAMAALATPTLVVVPTVDLLTQWRRELETEFDVPVGQLGGGEQTLEPLTVSTYDSAYLRAEDIGDRFGFVVFDEVHHLGGEGYRDVARLLAAPARLGLTATFERPDGAHAVVEDLVGPVVYDRSVDDLAGDHLADYELRQVDVELTPAEREAYDEAQGTFVDYLKTSGLSLDSGSDYQELVKRSGRDPQAREALLAKQEAREIMMNADGKVDALARILDRHRGDRCLVFTAHTDLVYRLSERFLMPAITGETGTDERRSILDRFREGTYTRVVAANVLNEGVDVPDANVGVVLSGSGSEREFTQRLGRILRPKSDGGSAILYEVVSVDTAEERVADRRR, from the coding sequence ATGTTCGGCCCCGGGGACGGAGGGCATATAGTTCCACCCCTCCAACGTGGCTGCGTGACCCTCGTCTGCCGGTTCGAGGACGGCACGATACGACTCGACGGCGACAGCGACGCGCTGGACCCGGACGCGCTCCCCGGCGTGACCGTCGACGACCGCGGCAAAACGCTTCGGGCGCCTGCCTATCGGTACGGCGAACTCCGCGCCGCTCTCGACGAGGCCGGCGTCGACTACACCGACCGCGTTCTCGCCCTGCCGACGCTTGCTCTTTCGACTTCCTACGACCTTCGTGACTACCAGACGGCGGCCCTCGACGCCTGGCGGGCGAACGACCGTCGAGGCGTCCTCGAACTCCCCACCGGGAGCGGCAAGACCGTCATCGCCATCGGCGCGATGGCGGCGCTCGCGACACCGACGCTGGTCGTCGTCCCGACGGTCGACCTCCTGACGCAGTGGCGACGCGAACTCGAAACGGAGTTCGACGTGCCGGTCGGCCAACTCGGCGGCGGCGAGCAGACGCTCGAACCGCTCACCGTGTCGACCTACGACTCCGCATATCTCCGCGCCGAGGACATCGGCGACCGGTTCGGGTTCGTCGTCTTCGACGAAGTCCACCACTTGGGCGGCGAGGGCTACCGCGACGTGGCGCGCCTGCTCGCCGCCCCCGCCCGCCTCGGTTTGACCGCGACGTTCGAGCGCCCCGACGGCGCCCACGCCGTCGTCGAGGACCTCGTGGGGCCGGTGGTGTACGACCGTTCGGTCGACGACCTGGCCGGCGACCACCTCGCCGACTACGAGCTCCGGCAAGTGGACGTGGAACTCACGCCGGCGGAGCGCGAGGCCTACGACGAGGCCCAGGGCACCTTCGTTGACTACCTCAAGACATCGGGACTGTCACTCGACAGCGGGAGCGACTACCAGGAGCTCGTCAAGCGGTCGGGGCGCGACCCGCAGGCACGGGAGGCGCTCCTGGCCAAACAGGAGGCCCGCGAAATCATGATGAACGCCGACGGGAAAGTCGACGCCCTCGCGCGGATCCTGGACCGCCACCGCGGCGACCGGTGTCTCGTCTTCACCGCGCACACGGACCTCGTCTACCGCCTCTCCGAGCGCTTCCTCATGCCCGCCATCACGGGCGAGACGGGGACCGACGAGCGCCGATCCATCCTGGACCGGTTCCGCGAGGGGACGTACACCCGCGTCGTCGCCGCGAACGTGCTCAACGAAGGGGTGGACGTGCCGGACGCGAACGTCGGCGTCGTCCTCTCGGGGAGCGGGAGCGAACGCGAGTTCACCCAGCGTCTCGGGCGGATCCTCCGTCCCAAATCCGACGGCGGGAGCGCCATCCTCTACGAAGTCGTGAGCGTCGACACCGCCGAGGAGCGGGTGGCCGATCGGCGACGCTAG
- a CDS encoding pyridoxal phosphate-dependent aminotransferase: protein MSEFAQRVESISISGIREVFEAAGEDAINLGLGQPDFPAPAHARSAAVDAIEAGDADAYTENKGVRPLREAIAAKHARDQGVDVDPGDVIATAGGSEALHLALEAHVDADEEVLVPDPGFVSYDALTKLTGGTPVPVPLREDLTLDPEAVEAAITDETAAFIVNSPGNPTGAVSTESDVREFARIADAYDVICVSDEVYEGFVFDGEHHSPMTYADTDSVVVVNGCSKTYSMTGWRLGWVTASTRRIERMLRVHQYIQACASAPAQYAAEAALTGPQDVVDEMAETFERRRDLLLDRFDEMGLDVPTPEGAFYAMPRVPDGFVDACLERGVIVVPGEAFGANGAGHARISYATDTDTLREALDVMDGVVTDLR from the coding sequence ATGTCCGAGTTCGCCCAGCGCGTCGAATCGATTTCGATCAGTGGCATCCGCGAGGTGTTCGAGGCGGCCGGCGAGGACGCCATCAACCTCGGCCTCGGCCAGCCGGATTTCCCGGCGCCGGCCCACGCCCGCAGCGCGGCGGTCGACGCCATCGAGGCCGGCGACGCCGACGCCTACACCGAAAACAAGGGGGTTCGCCCGCTGCGGGAGGCCATCGCGGCGAAACACGCCCGCGACCAGGGCGTCGATGTCGACCCCGGCGACGTCATCGCGACGGCTGGCGGGAGCGAAGCGCTCCACCTCGCCCTCGAAGCCCACGTCGACGCCGACGAGGAAGTCCTCGTCCCCGACCCCGGCTTCGTCTCCTACGACGCGCTGACGAAACTCACCGGCGGGACGCCCGTCCCGGTCCCGCTGCGCGAGGACCTGACGCTCGATCCCGAGGCCGTCGAAGCGGCCATCACTGACGAGACGGCCGCGTTCATCGTCAACAGCCCCGGCAACCCCACCGGCGCCGTCTCGACCGAGTCGGACGTGCGGGAGTTCGCCCGCATCGCCGACGCATACGACGTGATCTGTGTCTCCGACGAGGTGTACGAGGGCTTCGTCTTCGACGGCGAGCACCACTCGCCGATGACGTACGCCGACACCGACAGCGTCGTCGTCGTCAACGGCTGTTCGAAGACGTACTCGATGACGGGCTGGCGGCTGGGATGGGTCACCGCCTCCACCCGGCGCATCGAGCGAATGCTCCGCGTCCACCAGTACATCCAGGCCTGCGCCTCGGCGCCCGCCCAGTACGCGGCCGAGGCGGCGCTGACGGGACCCCAAGATGTCGTCGACGAGATGGCCGAGACGTTCGAACGGCGGCGTGACCTCCTGCTGGACCGCTTCGACGAGATGGGCCTCGACGTGCCCACGCCGGAGGGAGCGTTCTACGCGATGCCGCGGGTCCCCGACGGGTTCGTCGACGCCTGTCTCGAACGGGGCGTCATCGTCGTCCCCGGCGAGGCCTTCGGCGCCAACGGTGCCGGCCACGCCCGCATCTCCTACGCCACCGACACTGACACCCTGCGGGAGGCGCTGGACGTGATGGACGGCGTCGTGACCGACCTGCGCTGA
- a CDS encoding ribonuclease H-like domain-containing protein: MRIENSFIPIRGVGETTERRLWEAGITHWEEFDGSVVGPTTADRIHEFVDLATDHLSRGNARFFDDSFPSGERWRLYENFRDDALCFDIETTGLDADRNDVTTVSFYRDGAVDTLIRGDDLTAGALREQFADAPLIVTFNGARFDVPFLEESFDVEITAPHLDLMYPCRRLDLTGGLKPIEQEIDIDRDRPDLSGKDAVRLWREYERGDEAALETLVSYNREDTENLARLADHVTARLHEAVCPSNATF; this comes from the coding sequence GTGCGCATCGAGAACAGTTTCATCCCGATACGCGGCGTGGGCGAGACGACCGAGCGCCGACTCTGGGAAGCCGGCATCACTCACTGGGAGGAGTTCGACGGCTCCGTCGTCGGCCCGACCACCGCCGACCGCATCCACGAGTTCGTCGACCTGGCGACCGACCACCTCAGCCGGGGGAACGCCCGCTTTTTCGACGACTCGTTCCCCTCCGGCGAGCGCTGGCGACTCTACGAGAACTTCCGTGACGACGCCCTGTGTTTCGACATCGAGACGACGGGGCTCGACGCCGACCGCAACGACGTGACGACGGTGAGTTTCTACCGCGACGGGGCGGTCGACACCCTGATTCGCGGCGACGACCTCACCGCCGGCGCGCTTCGCGAGCAGTTCGCGGACGCCCCCCTTATCGTCACGTTCAACGGCGCTCGCTTCGACGTGCCCTTCCTCGAGGAATCGTTCGACGTCGAGATCACGGCGCCCCACCTCGACCTCATGTACCCCTGTCGCCGTCTCGACCTCACGGGCGGCCTGAAACCCATCGAACAGGAAATCGACATCGACCGCGACCGCCCCGACCTCTCCGGGAAGGACGCCGTTCGGCTCTGGCGAGAGTACGAACGCGGCGACGAGGCCGCTCTCGAGACGCTCGTCTCGTACAACCGCGAGGACACCGAGAACCTCGCCCGTCTCGCCGACCACGTTACCGCCCGTCTCCACGAAGCTGTCTGCCCCTCGAACGCGACGTTTTAG